One Staphylococcus simiae genomic region harbors:
- a CDS encoding SACOL1771 family peroxiredoxin, whose product MVQHDFKVTTMWSGGRNNVGKVNGDILSEQISIPSSLGGIGKGTNPDEMLVAAASSCYIISLAATLERAKFENVTIELESIGTATFINGKFAMESINHYPKIQIDNKDFERLTERLPKLLQIADHNCMISNSVRNNVKINISPTITT is encoded by the coding sequence TTGGTTCAACACGACTTTAAAGTAACAACCATGTGGTCAGGCGGACGTAATAATGTAGGTAAAGTAAATGGAGATATCTTAAGCGAGCAAATATCTATACCTTCTTCCCTAGGCGGTATTGGTAAAGGAACTAATCCTGACGAGATGTTAGTTGCAGCAGCATCATCTTGTTACATTATCTCCCTTGCAGCTACATTAGAACGCGCTAAATTTGAAAATGTCACGATTGAACTCGAGTCAATTGGTACTGCAACATTTATAAATGGTAAGTTTGCTATGGAAAGCATCAACCATTATCCAAAAATTCAAATTGATAACAAAGATTTCGAGCGCTTGACTGAAAGATTACCAAAATTGTTACAAATTGCAGATCATAATTGCATGATTTCAAATTCAGTCCGTAATAACGTTAAAATCAACATTTCGCCTACTATTACAACATAA
- a CDS encoding pyridoxal-phosphate-dependent aminotransferase family protein: protein MYYHHSLLLTPGPTPVPDHIMKEIQSPMVGHRSSDFEDIAEEAFHGLKPIFGSQNDVLILTSSGTSVLEASMLNIINPDDHFVIIVSGAFGNRFKQIAQTYYKNVHIYDVEWGKAVNVEEFITYLKSLNVTISAVFSQFCETSTTVLHPIHDLGNAIHHYNSDIFFVVDGVSCIGAVDVDLAKDKIDVLVSGSQKAIMLPPGLAFVAYNQRAKDRFQQVTTPRFYLDLNKYISSQVAHSTPFTPNVALFRGVNAYVESVKTEGFNHVIERHYAIRNALRQALKALNLDLLVNDHDASPTVTAFIPKDKEEVNHIKNQLKQRFNITIAGGQGHLKGHILRIGHMGQVSPFDILSVVAALEIILSDYRQVSLIGQGTAKFMEVIHNEI, encoded by the coding sequence ATGTATTATCATCATTCTTTATTACTGACACCTGGCCCAACACCTGTTCCTGATCACATTATGAAAGAAATTCAATCTCCAATGGTCGGTCATCGTTCAAGTGACTTTGAAGATATTGCTGAAGAGGCATTTCATGGTCTTAAACCAATATTTGGAAGTCAAAACGATGTACTCATATTAACTTCTAGTGGGACGAGTGTACTTGAAGCTAGCATGTTAAATATCATTAATCCTGATGATCACTTTGTTATTATTGTTTCTGGTGCATTTGGTAATCGTTTCAAGCAAATTGCACAAACATATTATAAAAATGTACACATTTACGATGTTGAATGGGGTAAAGCTGTAAATGTTGAGGAATTTATAACTTATTTAAAATCTCTCAACGTAACAATCTCAGCTGTTTTTAGTCAATTTTGTGAAACTTCAACTACAGTTTTACATCCTATTCACGATTTAGGCAATGCTATTCATCATTATAATAGTGACATATTTTTTGTCGTTGATGGTGTGAGTTGTATAGGTGCAGTTGATGTTGATTTAGCCAAAGATAAAATTGATGTGTTAGTATCAGGAAGTCAAAAAGCCATCATGTTACCTCCTGGATTAGCTTTTGTTGCTTATAATCAACGTGCAAAAGATCGTTTCCAACAAGTGACAACACCACGATTTTATTTAGATTTAAATAAATATATTTCTTCTCAAGTAGCACACTCAACACCTTTCACACCAAATGTTGCTTTATTTAGAGGGGTTAATGCTTATGTAGAATCAGTTAAAACGGAAGGCTTTAATCATGTTATTGAACGTCACTATGCCATCAGAAATGCGTTACGCCAGGCATTAAAAGCACTTAACTTAGACTTATTAGTAAATGATCATGATGCTTCACCTACTGTTACTGCTTTTATTCCTAAAGATAAAGAAGAAGTAAATCATATCAAAAACCAACTTAAACAACGTTTTAATATCACTATTGCTGGTGGACAAGGTCATTTAAAAGGACATATTTTAAGAATTGGTCATATGGGACAAGTTAGTCCATTTGACATATTATCAGTTGTAGCTGCATTAGAAATTATCCTATCTGATTACCGACAAGTTAGCTTAATTGGACAAGGAACTGCAAAATTTATGGAGGTTATTCACAATGAAATTTAA
- the serA gene encoding phosphoglycerate dehydrogenase, translating into MKFNVLVADPISQDGIKSLLSHEQFNVDINTGLSEDELITIIPDYHALIVRSQTTVTPNIINAADHLKVIARAGVGVDNINIESATLKGILVINAPDGNTISATEHSMAMLLSMARNIPQAHQSLKNKKWERNQFKGTELYHKTLGIIGAGRIGLGVAKRAKSFGMNILAFDPYLTEDKAKQLNITKASIDTIAQQADFVTLHTPLTPKTKGIINEDFFAQAKPNLQIINVARGGIIDEQALINALDKGQISRAAIDVFEHEPATDSPLVSHDKIIVTPHLGASTIEAQEKVAVSVSNEIIDILINGTVTHAVNAPKMDLSNVDDTIKSFIDLSHTVGELAIQFLHNAPSTIKITYGGEIATIDNSLLTRTIIASILKEDLGSEVNIINALLLLNKQDVTYNIENNKSETGFSNYLEVELINDTDTVKVGASVFAGFGSRIVRINDFSVDLKPNQYQIISYHNDIPGMVGKTGELLGKHHINIASMTLGRTQEGGDALMILSVDQPVSQHIIDELKQLGDYNQIFTTELTAVH; encoded by the coding sequence ATGAAATTTAATGTTTTAGTTGCTGATCCAATTTCTCAAGACGGTATAAAAAGTTTATTATCTCATGAGCAATTTAACGTTGATATTAACACTGGTCTTAGTGAAGATGAGTTAATTACGATTATTCCAGATTATCATGCACTAATTGTACGTAGTCAAACTACCGTTACACCTAATATTATCAATGCTGCTGATCACCTAAAAGTTATTGCACGCGCAGGTGTTGGCGTTGATAATATTAATATTGAAAGTGCAACTTTAAAAGGTATTTTAGTTATCAATGCACCAGATGGTAATACGATTTCAGCTACCGAGCATTCTATGGCTATGTTATTATCTATGGCTAGAAACATTCCTCAAGCACATCAATCTTTAAAAAATAAAAAATGGGAACGCAATCAATTTAAAGGTACAGAACTTTATCATAAAACATTAGGCATTATTGGTGCCGGAAGAATTGGTTTAGGTGTTGCTAAAAGAGCAAAAAGCTTCGGTATGAATATATTAGCTTTTGATCCTTATTTAACAGAAGATAAAGCTAAACAATTAAATATTACGAAAGCTTCTATTGATACCATTGCACAACAAGCTGACTTTGTAACACTACATACGCCACTTACCCCTAAAACAAAAGGTATTATAAATGAAGATTTCTTTGCTCAAGCTAAACCTAATTTACAAATTATTAACGTTGCACGTGGCGGTATTATTGATGAGCAAGCATTAATTAACGCACTTGATAAAGGACAAATTAGTCGTGCTGCCATTGATGTTTTTGAACATGAACCAGCTACTGATTCACCATTAGTCAGCCATGATAAAATAATTGTAACTCCCCATTTAGGTGCGTCTACGATCGAAGCACAAGAAAAAGTAGCAGTATCTGTATCCAATGAAATTATAGATATTTTAATCAATGGTACTGTTACACATGCAGTTAATGCACCAAAAATGGATTTAAGCAATGTTGATGATACGATTAAATCATTTATTGATTTGAGTCATACAGTCGGTGAATTAGCAATACAATTCCTTCATAATGCTCCTAGTACTATTAAAATTACGTATGGTGGAGAAATCGCAACTATAGACAACAGTCTATTAACTAGAACGATTATTGCAAGTATTCTAAAAGAAGATCTAGGTTCTGAAGTTAATATTATCAATGCTTTATTATTATTAAATAAACAAGATGTAACCTATAATATTGAAAATAATAAATCAGAAACAGGATTTAGTAATTATTTAGAAGTTGAATTGATTAACGATACTGATACTGTAAAAGTTGGTGCCTCAGTGTTTGCAGGTTTTGGATCTCGTATTGTACGTATTAATGATTTTTCTGTAGATTTAAAACCAAACCAATACCAAATTATTTCCTATCATAATGACATTCCAGGTATGGTTGGTAAAACTGGTGAATTATTAGGAAAACATCACATTAATATTGCCTCTATGACATTAGGTAGAACACAAGAAGGTGGCGATGCTTTGATGATTTTATCGGTTGATCAACCTGTCTCACAACATATTATTGATGAACTTAAACAACTGGGTGATTATAATCAAATATTTACCACTGAATTAACTGCCGTGCACTAA